A genomic region of Saccopteryx bilineata isolate mSacBil1 chromosome 1, mSacBil1_pri_phased_curated, whole genome shotgun sequence contains the following coding sequences:
- the BCL9L gene encoding B-cell CLL/lymphoma 9-like protein isoform X3 has product MRILANKTRLPHPRRREAPGSPPLSPRGHCPPAPSKPMHPENKLTNHGKTGNGGAQSQHQNVNQGPTCNLGSKGVGAGNHGAKANQISPSNSSLKNAQAGVPPFSSLKGKVKRERSVSVDSGEQREAGTPSLDSEAKEVAPRSKRRCVLERKQPYSGDEWCSGPDSEEDDKPVGATHNCNVADPAMAAPQLGPGQATQLPLSESNAPGPPHGPPPGLRSDAPGSGGIPGKPPSQFVYVFTTHLANTAAEAVLQGRADSILAYHQQNVPRAKLDQAPKVLSTPEPLPLSTPSAGTPQSQAPPLPPPPPPPAPGSAPPALSSEGPPEDTSQDLTPNSQAPTAPPSGLKKYEEPLQSMISQTQSLGGPPLEHEVPGHPPGGDMGQQMNMMMQRLGQDSLTPEQVAWRKLQEEYYEEKRRKEEQIGLHGGRPLQDMMGMGAMLVRGPPPPYHSKPGDQWPAGMGAQLRAPMDVQDPMQLRGGPPFPGPRFSGNQMQRVPGFGGMQGLPMEVPMNAMQRPVRPGMGWTEDLPPMGGAGSFSQNPVPYPGGQSETERFMTPRVREELLRHQLLEKRSLGMQRPLSMASGGGMGQGVEMERMMQAHRQMEPAMFPGQMAGGEGLAGTPMGMEFGGGRGLLSPPMGQSGLREVDPPLGPGNLNMNMNVNMNMNMNLNVQMTPQQQMLMSQKMRGPGDIMGPQGLSPEDMARVRAQNSGGMVGGPQKMLMSSQFPNQGQQGFSGGQGPYQALPQDMGNTQDMFSPDQNSMPMGNVGTTRLSHMPLPPASNPPPVSVHSASNRGLGRRPSDLTISINQMGSPGMGHLKSPTLSQVHSPLVTSPTANLKSPQTPSQMVPLPSTNPPGPLKSPQVLSSSLSVRSPTGSPSRLKSPSMAVPSPGWVASPKTAMPSPGVPQNKQPPLNMNSSTTLGNMEQGALPPSGPRSSSSAPPANPPSGLMNPSLPFTSSPDPTPSQNPLSLMMSQMSKYAMPSSTPLYHNAIKTIATSDDELLPDRPLLPPPPPPQGSGPGISNNQSNQMHLNSAAAQSPMGMNLPGQQPLSHEPPPTMLSSPTPLGSNIPLHPNAQGTGGPPQNSMMMASGGPDSLNAPCGPVPSSSQMMPFPPRLQQPHGAMAPSGGGGGGPGLQQHYPSGMPLPPEDLPSQPPGPIPPQQHLMGKGMTGRMGDAYPPGMLPGVASVLNDPELSEVIRPTPTGIPEFDLSRIIPSEKPSSTLQYFPKSENQPPKAQPPSLHLMNLQNMMAEQTPSRPPNLPGQQGIQRGLNMSMCHPGQMSLLGRTGVPPQQGMVPHGLHQGVMSPPQGLMTQQNFMLMKQRGVGGEVYSQPPHMLSPQGSLMGPPPQQNLMVSHPLRQRSMSLDSQMGYLPAPGSMANLPF; this is encoded by the exons ATGAGGATCCTGGCTAACAAGACAAG GTTACCCCACCCCAGGAGGAGAGAAGCTCCAGGGAGCCCGCCACTGTCCCCTCGCGGCCACTGCCCCCCTGCCCCATCCAAGCCAATGCACCCAGAAAATAAGTTGACCAATCATGGCAAGACAGGGAATGGTGGGGCCCAATCTCAGCACCAGAATGTGAACCAAGGACCCACCTGCAACTTGGGCTCGAAGGGTGTGGGGGCGGGAAACCATGGGGCCAAGGCCAATCAGATCTCACCTAGCAACTCAAGTTTGAAGAACGCCCAGGCAGGGGTACCACCTTTTAGCTCACTCAAAGGCAAAGTGAAGAGAGAACGAAGTGTGTCTGTGGACTCCGGAGAGCAGCGAGAGGCTGGGACTCCATCCCTGGATTCAGAGGCCAAAG AGGTGGCACCCCGGAGCAAGCGGCGCTGTGTGCTGGAGCGTAAGCAGCCATACAGTGGGGACGAATGGTGCTCAGGACCAGACAGCGAGGAGGATGACAAGCCCGTTGGGGCCACCCACA ATTGTAATGTAGCAGACCCAGCCATGGCGGCCCCACAGCTGGGTCCTGGCCAAGCCACCCAACTTCCCCTCAGTGAGAGCAATGCACCAGGCCCCCCTCATGGGCCCCCTCCAGGCCTTCGGTCCGATGCCCCCGGTAGCGGGGGTATCCCTGGAAAACCTCCCTCACAGTTTGTGTATGTCTTCACCACCCACCTGGCTAACAC GGCTGCAGAGGCGGTGCTGCAGGGCAGGGCTGACTCTATTCTTGCCTACCACCAGCAGAACGTACCCCGGGCCAAGCTGGACCAG GCCCCCAAAGTGCTGTCCACCCCGGAACCTCTACCCCTGAGCACACCATCAGCAGGCACACCACAGTCCCAGGCACCTCCACTgccgccaccaccgccaccaccagcCCCTGGCAGTGCTCCCCCTGCTCTGTCTTCTGAGGGACCTCCTGAGGACACCAGCCAGGACCTGACGCCCAACTCA CAGGCACCCACGGCCCCTCCCAGTGGGCTGAAGAAGTATGAGGAGCCCTTGCAGTCCATGATTTCACAGACACAGAGCCTAGGGGGTCCCCCGCTGGAGCACGAAGTGCCTGGGCACCCCCCAGGCGGGGATATGGGGCAGCAGATGAACATGATGATGCAGAGGCTGGGCCAGGACAGCCTGACACCGGAGCAGGTGGCCTGGCGCAAGCTGCAGGAAGAGTACTATGAAGAGAAACGGCGGAAGGAGGAGCAGATTGGACTGCATGGTGGCCGCCCTTTGCAAGACATGATGGGCATGGGGGCCATGCTGGTGAGGGGGCCGCCGCCTCCCTACCACAGCAAGCCTGGGGACCAGTGGCCAGCTGGGATGGGTGCACAGCTGCGGGCGCCCATGGATGTTCAAGATCCCATGCAGCTCCGAGGTGGACCTCCCTTCCCTGGCCCCCGTTTCTCAGGCAACCAGATGCAACGGGTGCCTGGGTTTGGGGGCATGCAGGGCCTGCCCATGGAGGTGCCTATGAATGCCATGCAGCGGCCTGTGAGGCCGGGTATGGGCTGGACTGAAGACTTACCCCCCATGGGGGGGGCCGGCAGTTTTTCCCAGAACCCTGTGCCCTACCCAGGTGGGCAGAGTGAAACAGAACGATTCATGACCCCTCGGGTTCGCGAGGAGCTGCTGCGGCACCAGCTGCTGGAGAAGCGGTCCCTGGGCATGCAGCGCCCCCTGAGCATGGCCAGCGGTGGTGGCATGGGGCAGGGTGTGGAGATGGAGCGGATGATGCAGGCGCACCGGCAGATGGAACCAGCCATGTTCCCTGGGCAGATGGCTGGTGGTGAGGGTCTGGCAGGCACTCCCATGGGCATGGAGTTTGGTGGAGGCCGGGGCCTTCTGAGCCCCCCCATGGGACAGTCTGGGCTGAGGGAGGTGGACCCACCCTTGGGGCCAGGCAACCTCAACATGAACATGAATGTGAACATGAACATGAACATGAACCTGAATGTGCAGATGACCCCGCAACAGCAGATGTTGATGTCGCAGAAGATGCGGGGCCCTGGGGACATTATGGGGCCTCAGGGCCTCAGTCCTGAGGACATGGCGCGAGTGCGGGCTCAGAACAGCGGTGGTATGGTGGGCGGCCCACAGAAGATGCTGATGTCCTCGCAATTTCCCAACCAGGGCCAGCAGGGTTTCTCTGGGGGCCAGGGACCCTACCAAGCCCTGCCACAGGACATGGGCAATACCCAAGATATGTTTAGCCCTGACCAGAACTCAATGCCCATGGGCAATGTGGGGACCACCCGGCTTAGCCACATGCCTCTGCCCCCTGCATCCAATCCTCCTCCAGTGTCTGTGCATTCAGCCTCAAACCGGGGGCTGGGCAGACGGCCTTCAGACCTCACCATCAGTATTAATCAGATGGGTTCGCCAGGCATGGGGCATCTGAAGTCGCCCACACTTAGCCAGGTGCACTCACCCCTGGTCACTTCACCCACTGCCAACCTGAAGTCACCCCAGACTCCCTCACAGATGGTGCCCTTGCCTTCCACCAATCCACCAGGACCTCTCAAGTCACCCCAGGTCCTCAGCTCCTCTCTCAGTGTCCGTTCGCCCACTGGCTCTCCCAGCAGGCTCAAGTCTCCCTCTATGGCGGTGCCTTCTCCAGGCTGGGTTGCCTCACCCAAGACAGCCATGCCCAGCCCTGGGGTCCCCCAGAACAAGCAGCCGCCTCTCAACATGAACTCTTCCACAACCCTGGGCAACATGGAACAGG GTGCCCTACCGCCTAGCGGTCCCCGGAGCAGCTCCTCGGCGCCTCCCGCCAACCCTCCCAGCGGCCTCATGAACCCCAGCCTACCATTCACTTCCTCCCCAGATCCCACACCTTCCCAGAACCCTCTGTCTTTGATGATGTCCCAGATGTCCAAGTATGCCATGCCCAGCTCCACCCCGCTCTACCACAATGCCATCAAGACCATCGCCACCTCAGACGACGAGCTGCTGCCCGACCGACCCCTGCTAcccccgccaccaccaccacagggCTCCGGGCCAG GGATCAGCAATAACCAGTCCAACCAGATGCACCTGAACTCAGCTGCTGCCCAAAGCCCCATGGGCATGAACCTGCCAGGCCAGCAGCCCCTGTCCCATGAGCCCCCACCGACCATGTtgtcctccccaacccctctgGGTTCCAACATTCCACTGCACCCCAATGCTCAGGGGACCGGGGGACCCCCTCAAAACTCAATGATGATGGCTTCAGGGGGCCCAGACTCCCTGAATGCCCCCTGTGGCCCTGTGCCCAGCTCCTCCCAGATGATGCCCTTCCCCCCTCGGCTGCAGCAGCCCCATGGTGCCATGGCCCCCagtggcggtgggggtggggggcctggCCTACAGCAGCACTACCCTTCAGGCATGCCGCtgcccccagaggacctgcccaGCCAGCCACCTGGCCCCATACCTCCCCAGCAGCACCTGATGGGCAAAGGAATGACTGGACGTATGGGTGACGCGTACCCACCAGGCATGCTCCCTGGGGTGGCATCAGTGCTGAACGACCCCGAGCTGAGTGAGGTGATCCGGCCCACCCCAACGGGGATCCCTGAGTTCGACTTGTCGAGGATCATCCCCTCTGAGAAGCCAAGCAGCACCCTCCAGTACTTTCCCAAGAGTGAGAACCAGCCCCCCAAGGCCCAGCCCCCCAGTCTGCATCTCATGAACCTGCAGAACATGATGGCGGAGCAAACCCCTTCACGGCCCCCCAATCTTCCAGGCCAGCAGGGCATCCAGCGGGGGCTCAACATGTCTATGTGCCACCCCGGACAGATGTCCTTGCTGGGCAGGACAGGTGTGCCCCCACAGCAAGGCATGGTGCCTCATGGCCTGCACCAGGGGGTCATGTCCCCTCCACAAGGCCTCATGACCCAGCAGAATTTCATGCTGATGAAGCAGCGGGGTGTGGGGGGTGAGGTCTACAGCCAGCCCCCCCACATGCTCTCCCCACAGGGCTCCCTCATGGGCCCTCCACCCCAGCAGAACCTCATGGTGTCCCACCCCTTGCGGCAGCGCAGTATGTCTCTGGACAGCCAGATGGGCTACCTCCCTGCACCAGGCAGCATGGCCAACCTGCCCTTCTAG